The proteins below are encoded in one region of Bremerella sp. P1:
- a CDS encoding LysR family transcriptional regulator, producing the protein MEIHQLRYFVAVAELENFTRAAEQCHVTQPSLSQQIAKLERELGTRLLDRLGRTVVLTDSGKELLPRARRILKEVDSAEGWFKKPEGPEAISLRVGALPTIAPFQLPGIIQHFRQEMPQVTLTLVEDYTDHLLDRLLKGTLDVAILALPIDDPRIQVEPLFREALMVALPPSHPLADKPSLSFNQVRQEPFVLLHEVHCLGEQILGFCRQQEFQPHVVCESAQISTIQELIRLGVGISLLPEMAIDPADKTCVYRPIRKIQPFRTIAAAWNRHRTVTPPQNLLLDILRREETTASK; encoded by the coding sequence ATGGAAATTCATCAGCTCCGATACTTCGTCGCGGTCGCGGAGCTTGAGAACTTCACCCGTGCCGCCGAGCAGTGTCATGTCACCCAGCCGTCGCTCAGCCAACAGATTGCCAAGCTCGAACGCGAACTGGGGACGAGGCTATTAGACCGACTGGGAAGAACGGTCGTTCTTACCGACTCGGGGAAAGAATTGTTACCGCGTGCTCGGCGAATTCTTAAGGAAGTCGACTCGGCCGAAGGTTGGTTCAAAAAGCCGGAGGGTCCGGAGGCGATCAGCCTGCGAGTCGGAGCTTTGCCAACGATCGCTCCCTTTCAACTGCCGGGGATCATTCAACACTTCCGCCAAGAGATGCCACAGGTCACGCTCACGCTGGTCGAAGACTATACCGATCACCTTCTCGATCGACTGCTCAAAGGCACACTCGATGTTGCCATCTTAGCGCTTCCGATTGACGACCCACGCATTCAAGTGGAGCCCTTGTTCCGCGAGGCACTCATGGTCGCGTTGCCTCCTTCACACCCACTTGCCGACAAGCCGTCCCTCTCCTTCAACCAGGTCCGCCAGGAACCGTTCGTCCTGTTGCACGAGGTGCATTGCCTGGGAGAACAGATCCTTGGTTTCTGTCGCCAGCAAGAGTTCCAACCCCACGTGGTTTGCGAGAGTGCCCAGATCTCGACCATCCAGGAACTTATTCGACTGGGCGTGGGGATTTCACTACTGCCAGAAATGGCGATCGACCCTGCGGACAAGACTTGTGTGTATCGTCCGATTCGCAAGATCCAACCGTTCCGGACGATCGCTGCGGCCTGGAATCGGCATCGTACGGTCACTCCTCCGCAGAATCTTTTGCTCGACATTCTTCGTCGCGAAGAAACGACTGCGTCGAAATAA
- a CDS encoding adenylate/guanylate cyclase domain-containing protein gives MHNPHPRPHEPQGPAGVSLSIFVDGQQQPIYDDQLGQEVFELGLQQRIILGRQDVAKGDPGPFRTITFTDHRKLIITSFQQREISRRSLEIAPDAAGNYLRVGNIGNHEVPMSPSSEGRIAHQQVRTFVTSELVQNPVRLMIGDHLAIQLSGHGAPVEHNYSEHSPTNISQSVADVAMMIRQSRLEDGYATPSGPSSADVERILGAVSDVLEKAASSPDFFSSAAENVCKLGNFDSCSYLGLDQLANQWQCEATWPATDSAEIEGPVFDSQALEYIWSNRQTWSTPAGEGEEHPQERVVVTPVVSHESVVGALYASKRPGQLGDDIMADCEVKFVEVIRDCLTVGLERLKKEQEAAKQQVCLAQFFPPGIADRILYDETLLETREENITVLFCDIRGFSTISSALGSVQTLQWLREVLGELSESVIRHDGVLLEYVGDELVAMWGAPDHQPEHPNLACQAAIDMIGKLDQLNQLWSDRIPDELLPFGLTIGINTGDCVVGKKGTDYKYMWGPLGPTVNIASRIQGATKQFCPKQERDEAGTLYYPPEILITESTRLGVTTNMPTRFLGTIKVVNIPDPVRVYELSARASGSWTQLRQNYEAAYRQFEERNFLEALNTLDGISKVEECQSDGPTKCLRDRALMLLQNPKLVGKEHPVWMLDQK, from the coding sequence ATGCATAACCCTCACCCCCGACCACACGAACCGCAAGGCCCTGCCGGCGTCTCGCTGAGCATCTTCGTCGATGGTCAACAGCAACCGATCTATGACGATCAGTTGGGGCAAGAGGTCTTCGAGTTAGGTCTCCAGCAGCGGATCATTCTTGGTCGGCAAGATGTTGCCAAAGGCGACCCAGGCCCATTCCGAACGATTACGTTCACAGACCATCGCAAGCTGATCATTACGTCGTTCCAACAGCGTGAGATTTCGCGGCGCTCACTCGAAATCGCCCCGGATGCGGCCGGCAACTATCTCCGCGTGGGGAACATTGGCAATCACGAAGTTCCCATGTCTCCTTCTTCGGAAGGTCGTATCGCCCATCAACAAGTCCGCACTTTCGTGACCAGTGAGCTGGTCCAAAATCCTGTTCGCCTGATGATCGGGGACCACTTAGCCATTCAACTGAGCGGTCACGGCGCACCCGTCGAGCATAACTATTCCGAACACAGCCCGACGAACATCTCGCAAAGCGTGGCCGACGTGGCGATGATGATACGACAAAGTCGCTTGGAAGATGGCTACGCAACGCCCAGTGGTCCGTCCAGCGCCGATGTCGAACGTATCTTGGGTGCAGTAAGTGACGTGCTCGAAAAGGCAGCCAGCTCTCCCGATTTCTTCTCGTCGGCCGCTGAGAATGTCTGCAAGCTCGGCAATTTCGACTCGTGCTCGTACCTGGGACTCGATCAACTCGCCAATCAATGGCAATGCGAAGCGACCTGGCCGGCAACTGACTCGGCTGAGATAGAAGGTCCTGTCTTCGACAGCCAGGCTTTGGAGTACATCTGGTCCAATCGACAAACGTGGTCGACACCAGCTGGCGAAGGGGAAGAACATCCCCAAGAGCGCGTCGTGGTGACCCCGGTGGTTTCGCATGAGAGTGTCGTCGGTGCTCTCTACGCATCGAAACGGCCGGGCCAACTTGGCGACGACATCATGGCCGATTGTGAAGTCAAGTTCGTCGAAGTCATTCGCGACTGCCTCACCGTCGGGCTCGAGCGACTTAAGAAGGAACAAGAGGCCGCCAAGCAACAGGTTTGCCTCGCTCAGTTTTTCCCGCCGGGCATCGCCGATCGTATTCTCTACGACGAGACCCTCCTGGAAACGCGCGAAGAGAATATAACCGTTCTCTTCTGTGACATTCGCGGTTTCAGCACGATCAGTTCTGCGTTAGGCTCGGTGCAAACCCTGCAGTGGTTACGAGAAGTCCTGGGAGAACTCTCCGAAAGTGTGATTCGTCACGATGGGGTTCTGCTGGAATATGTCGGCGACGAATTAGTCGCGATGTGGGGTGCCCCCGACCATCAACCAGAACACCCCAACCTGGCCTGTCAGGCAGCGATCGACATGATCGGCAAGCTCGATCAGTTGAATCAATTGTGGTCCGATCGCATCCCGGACGAGCTTCTGCCGTTTGGTTTGACCATCGGGATCAATACCGGCGACTGCGTCGTAGGGAAGAAGGGAACCGACTACAAGTACATGTGGGGACCGCTCGGCCCAACGGTGAACATCGCCAGCCGAATCCAGGGAGCCACGAAGCAGTTCTGCCCCAAACAGGAACGCGACGAAGCGGGAACACTCTATTACCCGCCTGAGATCTTGATCACCGAATCGACTCGTTTGGGCGTAACGACGAACATGCCGACGCGTTTCCTCGGAACGATCAAAGTCGTCAACATCCCCGATCCCGTTCGGGTCTATGAACTCTCTGCCAGAGCTTCCGGCAGCTGGACTCAATTGCGGCAGAACTACGAAGCAGCCTATCGTCAGTTCGAAGAACGCAATTTCCTGGAAGCACTCAACACGCTGGACGGGATCTCCAAAGTCGAGGAATGCCAATCCGACGGGCCCACCAAGTGCCTTCGCGATCGAGCTCTGATGCTCCTTCAGAATCCGAAGCTGGTCGGCAAAGAACATCCTGTCTGGATGCTGGATCAGAAATAA
- a CDS encoding DUF1444 family protein, which translates to MDLLRYLFGSSKRDQFAERLMHRVKQAGENREIRYEKQAYQFSFFDQGELAGVANLGNIFREYDRLPENEQEAYLGQITRAILSHHKSIPEEFEDARPDILPIVRSRAYLEIGNLERRLRGEQPAEFTSTIVGDHLLALPIFDLPEAMRTIDADRMNQWGRSIYELMEVALENLDEMVAAVTAINDRVFLFRNQDHYDASRLLLTDRIRQLDVQGLPVAMVPTRDCLIVTGDEDEIGLQLMHELVGQYIHDPRPISLTPCRLTDEGWETWLPPFGHPQHDAFCELHLQGHAAEYREQHEAIEVGFAQTGQEGFVANYYLHRDLKTRQLHSYCVWPECPHALLPKSDVVVFMDSSHMKPLASGTWEVVQAGLGSQMEDLKTYPPRYRVLGFPSEEALRKIGSIPRFRL; encoded by the coding sequence ATGGATTTACTACGGTACCTATTCGGTTCGTCCAAGCGTGACCAATTCGCCGAGCGCCTGATGCATCGCGTCAAGCAAGCCGGGGAGAATCGCGAGATCCGCTACGAAAAGCAGGCGTACCAGTTTAGTTTCTTTGACCAGGGGGAACTGGCTGGCGTTGCCAATCTGGGCAACATCTTTCGGGAATACGACCGTCTTCCTGAGAACGAACAAGAAGCCTATCTAGGTCAAATTACCCGAGCCATTCTCTCGCATCACAAGTCGATTCCGGAAGAATTCGAGGACGCCCGGCCTGATATTTTGCCGATCGTTCGCAGTCGAGCGTACCTGGAAATTGGCAATCTAGAACGCCGTCTTCGCGGCGAACAACCAGCGGAATTCACCTCGACGATAGTAGGCGATCATTTGCTCGCTTTACCGATCTTCGATTTGCCTGAGGCGATGCGAACAATCGACGCCGACAGGATGAATCAATGGGGTCGATCGATTTATGAGCTTATGGAAGTCGCCCTGGAAAACCTCGATGAGATGGTCGCGGCGGTGACCGCGATCAACGATCGAGTTTTCCTCTTCCGCAACCAGGATCATTACGATGCCTCGCGGCTATTGCTAACTGACCGTATTCGTCAGCTCGACGTACAAGGCCTGCCGGTCGCGATGGTGCCGACCCGTGATTGTTTGATTGTCACGGGGGATGAAGATGAGATCGGACTGCAATTGATGCATGAACTTGTAGGCCAATATATCCACGACCCGCGCCCTATCAGCCTGACTCCATGTCGGTTGACGGACGAGGGTTGGGAGACATGGCTGCCCCCTTTTGGGCATCCCCAGCATGATGCATTTTGTGAACTGCACCTGCAGGGTCATGCAGCTGAATATCGCGAGCAACACGAAGCCATTGAGGTCGGCTTTGCTCAAACAGGACAAGAAGGTTTCGTAGCGAACTATTATCTGCACCGTGATTTGAAGACTCGACAGCTTCATTCGTATTGTGTTTGGCCCGAGTGCCCGCACGCGCTGCTGCCGAAGAGTGATGTCGTTGTTTTCATGGATAGTTCGCACATGAAACCGTTGGCAAGTGGAACATGGGAAGTGGTTCAAGCGGGACTGGGATCTCAGATGGAGGACCTGAAAACGTATCCACCACGTTATCGGGTGCTTGGATTTCCCAGTGAGGAAGCGCTACGGAAAATCGGTTCAATTCCTCGTTTTCGCCTATGA
- a CDS encoding protoglobin domain-containing protein, with protein sequence MNSHCDLGNLSAGELRELYHVTEEDLELIVEYGKIVMPRLDTFISEFYEWLRTQPEFDLYFTDNATLHRVQSQQKRYWEDFYSADISEVYVQKRKSVGANHARIGLPLPTYVSSMYRSLRIWTDVLYDHRLEPERYARSLKAVTKLIMLDTAIVVDTFMRQTNCIIAEQHDSLMQMSTPVTEVWNDILMLPIVGIIDSKRAQDIMTAVLHKIADTHSRCLILDISGVAVVDTAVANHLIKITKATRLMGCTCTISGVSPAIAQTIVELGINVGDIRTTATLKDALRDAFNDLKLVLHEDGTSP encoded by the coding sequence ATGAATTCGCACTGTGATCTCGGAAATTTGTCGGCTGGGGAGCTTCGAGAACTCTATCACGTTACGGAAGAGGATCTCGAATTGATCGTCGAATACGGCAAGATTGTAATGCCGCGTTTGGACACATTCATCAGTGAGTTCTACGAATGGTTAAGGACGCAACCAGAGTTTGATCTTTACTTCACTGACAACGCAACACTGCATCGGGTGCAGTCCCAACAGAAGCGATACTGGGAAGATTTTTATTCCGCTGACATCAGTGAGGTTTACGTTCAAAAACGAAAGTCGGTCGGTGCGAATCATGCGCGGATAGGTCTGCCGCTGCCAACCTATGTCTCGTCGATGTATCGCTCGCTGAGAATTTGGACAGACGTCCTTTATGACCACCGCCTGGAACCGGAACGCTATGCCCGTTCGCTCAAGGCGGTGACCAAGTTGATCATGTTGGACACGGCAATTGTGGTCGATACTTTTATGCGGCAAACCAATTGCATCATTGCCGAGCAGCATGATTCGTTGATGCAGATGTCGACTCCGGTAACGGAAGTCTGGAACGACATCTTAATGTTGCCGATCGTCGGCATCATCGATTCCAAGCGCGCCCAAGACATCATGACGGCCGTGTTGCACAAGATTGCCGACACGCATTCGCGCTGTCTCATTCTCGATATTAGCGGTGTTGCGGTGGTCGATACGGCCGTGGCAAATCACTTGATTAAAATCACCAAAGCAACTCGCCTGATGGGCTGCACCTGCACGATCTCAGGCGTTTCGCCGGCAATCGCCCAGACGATTGTGGAACTTGGCATCAATGTAGGAGACATACGAACAACAGCAACACTTAAGGACGCCCTGCGGGATGCGTTCAATGATTTGAAACTGGTATTACACGAAGACGGAACTTCTCCATGA
- a CDS encoding STAS domain-containing protein, producing MIHDSAEVPRIPMQLASGCLVASIQIDLNDEVLFRFKRDLLEEIRLTQTRAVLLDVSGVDIMDRIEFEAICEIMRMSRLMGARSMLVGVKPEIACSLMDFDLDFTQMETALTLDLAFEKLHANGHSNGGRHESM from the coding sequence ATGATTCACGATTCCGCGGAAGTACCGCGCATCCCCATGCAACTCGCCAGCGGTTGCCTGGTAGCGTCGATCCAAATCGATTTGAACGACGAGGTTTTGTTCCGCTTCAAAAGAGACCTTTTGGAAGAGATACGCCTGACACAAACACGGGCCGTATTACTCGATGTGTCGGGCGTGGACATTATGGACCGAATCGAGTTCGAGGCGATCTGCGAGATCATGCGGATGTCTCGATTAATGGGAGCACGTTCTATGCTTGTTGGCGTGAAACCTGAGATCGCTTGTTCGCTGATGGACTTCGATCTGGATTTCACCCAGATGGAAACGGCCCTGACGCTCGATTTGGCGTTTGAGAAACTGCATGCAAATGGGCACAGTAACGGAGGCCGCCACGAGTCAATGTGA